A section of the Carya illinoinensis cultivar Pawnee chromosome 12, C.illinoinensisPawnee_v1, whole genome shotgun sequence genome encodes:
- the LOC122289390 gene encoding pentatricopeptide repeat-containing protein At4g32430, mitochondrial-like, translating into MIAHRLDFKTLCGIIPRQRSNSLIGFHSLKNGRHHLFDQILKPNTVFINRSMLNYFHRNFPFQALDIFKKQCQLGFVGNVDEVNVALAVKACRGDLKLGVQIHRFAVFSGFIWFITVSNYLMNMYCKSGQFGKALCIFEKLIEPDIVSWNTMLSGFPKSEDALDFALRMNLNGSVFDPVTYSTVLAFCSSDEGFLFGLQSNLDFIVKFLLQMHLYQCIQDAGN; encoded by the coding sequence ATGATTGCTCATCGACTTGATTTCAAAACCCTCTGTGGAATAATACCTAGGCAACGGTCAAATAGCTTGATCGGCTTTCACTCACTCAAAAATGGACGCCACCACCTGTTCGACCAAATTCTTAAGCCAAATACCGTCTTCATTAACCGTTCAATGCTCAACTATTTCCACAGAAATTTTCCATTTCAAGCTCTTGATATCTTCAAGAAGCAGTGTCAACTAGGTTTTGTCGGCAATGTTGATGAAGTTAATGTGGCGCTTGCTGTCAAGGCTTGTCGCGGAGACCTGAAACTCGGTGTCCAAATCCACAGGTTTGCTGTTTTTTCTGGGTTTATTTGGTTCATTACCGTCTCGAATTATTTGATGAATATGTATTGTAAATCTGGACAGTTTGGAAAGGCTTTATGTATCTTTGAGAAGCTAATTGAACCAGATATTGTTTCTTGGAATACCATGCTCTCGGGGTTCCCAAAGAGTGAGGATGCGTTGGATTTTGCTCTTCGGATGAACTTAAATGGGAGTGTGTTTGATCCGGTGACTTATTCTACAGTTCTTGCATTTTGTTCAAGCGACGAAGGTTTTCTCTTCGGGTTGCAATCAAATTTGGATTTTATTGTGAAGTTTTTGTTGCAAATGCACTTGTATCAATGTATTCAAGATGCGGGCAATTAA
- the LOC122289391 gene encoding probable leucine-rich repeat receptor-like serine/threonine-protein kinase At3g14840, whose translation MDAGGGELVGGGFGSTGSGLDAKWFGAEMNCLSARQNLSEIEKELYEGIFLKRQNLAGTLPPDLVKLPCLQVLNLAGNYLNGSIPSAWGSMQQLVSISLYENRVTGSIPGDLAKIKTLRSFLLSSNNFTGELPPSFANLTSLQNFQISDNQLSGQIPSYIQNWKNLTKLVIQASGLRGPIPSLDLLKSLSDLRISDLNGSDVTFPLKNINVSQWVILILRNCNLTGPLPDQISDIQKTEFKILDLSFNGLSGEIPPSFEKLGTVDNIYLTGNLLTGSIPAWILDSTKAIDLSFNNFTIEKPKLSSSNCREGDRRINLFKSSSMGNDMSTLHINCGGERVIVNGSTVFDADIDQGGPSNFFLAQDRDWSSSSTGQFIPKNAYILANSSELSPNTTNPKLYMTARFSPLSLTYYAICLVSGNYRVSLHFAEIVFTDDETNNSLGRRIFDVYIQGERVLQDFDIVKAARGVRKPNIQSFNALVTNSTLEIRFYWAGKGTTDIPSRGYYGPLISAISVDIDRPSGIYAGAVVGILVAGAFVIMLFVIILFVMAILWWEGCLGQRSSATYHDFRDLDLKIGTFTLRQIKTATNNFDAANKIGEGGFGSVYKGLLFDGTMIAVKQLSSKSKQGNREFLNEIGMISALQHPHLVKLYGCCVERNQLLLVYEYMENNSLARALFGPKEYRLQLDWPTRHRICVGIARGLAYLHEESRLKIVHRDIKATNVLLDKNLNPKISDFGMAKLDEEDNTHISTRIAGTYGYMAPEYALHGYLTDKADVYSFGIVALEIVSGKSNTSHRLKGESLHLLDWALVLKEKGNLLDLADPRLCSNYRKEEVMCMIKVALLCTNVSAAVRPTMSSVVSMLEGGAVIPELGPNLSIVDDEMKVKALWEHFQNKKESSMGNSQTQSLLTDKQFTGSSTSAVDLYPINMDSSYFEIRA comes from the exons ATGGATGCTGGTGGCGGTGAATTGGTCGGTGGTGGTTTTGGTAGTACGGGGAGTGGTCTGGACGCGAAGTGGTTTGGGGCTGAAATGAACTGCTTGAGCGCGAGGCAAAATCTGTCTGAAATTGAAAAGGAGCTTTATGAAGGAAT ATTTCTCAAAAGACAAAATCTAGCAGGCACTCTTCCTCCAGATTTGGTGAAGTTACCTTGCCTGCAAGTACT TAACCTCGCTGGCAACTACCTTAACGGTTCAATCCCTTCTGCATGGGGCTCCATGCAACAACTGGTCTCCAT TTCTCTTTATGAAAATCGGGTAACGGGTTCTATCCCCGGAGATCTTGCAAAGATCAAAACTCTCAGAAGCTT TTTACTCAGCTCGAACAATTTTACTGGGGAGCTACCTCCTTCATTTGCAAACTTGACCTCATTGCAAAATTT TCAGATCAGCGACAATCAACTTTCCGGACAGATTCCCAGTTATATTCAAAATTGGAAAAACCTCACTAAATT AGTTATTCAGGCAAGTGGTTTGAGGGGACCAATTCCTTCCCTTGATCTTTTGAAAAGCTTATCTGACTT GAGAATCAGTGACTTGAATGGATCTGACGTAACTTTTCCGCTGAAAAACATTAACGTATCGCAATGGGTCATACT GATATTGAGGAATTGCAATCTTACTGGACCACTACCCGATCAAATATCGGATATCCAGAAAACGGAATTTAAAATCTT AGATCTCAGCTTCAACGGACTAAGTGGAGAAATTCCACCCAGTTTTGAAAAACTAGGAACTGTAGACAACAT ATACTTAACCGGCAACTTGTTAACTGGATCAATACCTGCATGGATACTGGACTCAACAAAAGCTAT TGATCTTTCATTTAACAATTTTACAATTGAAAAACCGAAATTATCATCTTCAAATTGTCGAGAAGGGGATCGCCG GATCAACTTGTTCAAGAGCTCTTCGATGGGCAATGACAT GTCCACGCTTCATATAAATTGCGGTGGAGAAAGAGTAATTGTTAATGGAAGTACTGTATTTGATGCTGATATTGATCAAGGGGGACCTTCAAATTTCTTCCTCGCACAAGATCGAGATTGGTCGTCTAGCAGCACTGGTCAATTCATCCCTAAAAACGCTTACATTTTGGCAAATTCATCCGAACTCTCTCCGAACACGACCAATCCCAAACTGTACATGACAGCGCgcttttctcctctctctcttacTTATTATGCCATTTGTTTGGTAAGTGGGAATTACAGAGTAAGCCTCCATTTTGCGgagatagtgttcactgatgaTGAAACGAATAATAGCTTGGGAAGGCGTATATTTGATGTTTACATTCAG GGAGAGCGAGTGCTGCAGGATTTCGATATTGTAAAAGCGGCACGTGGGGTTCGTAAGCCAAATATACAAAGTTTTAATGCTCTCGTGACTAATAGTACCCTGGAGATCCGTTTCTACTGGGCCGGGAAGGGGACAACGGATATCCCGTCCAGAGGATATTATGGTCCTCTTATTTCTGCCATTTCTGTGGATATCG ACCGGCCTTCAGGTATATATGCAGGAGCAGTGGTTGGAATTCTCGTTGCCGGAGCTTTTGTTATAATGttatttgttataatattatttgttatggCTATCCTTTGGTGGGAAGGCTGTCTAGGTCAGAGATCAAGTGCTACTTATCATG ATTTCAGAGACCTAGACCTGAAAATTGGAACATTCACCTTGAGGCAAATCAAAACAGCCACAAACAACTTTGATGCGGCAAATAAAATTGGGGAAGGTGGTTTTGGTTCTGTTTATAAG GGCCTTCTGTTTGATGGCACCATGATAGCAGTTAAACAACTTTCTTCCAAATCAAAGCAAGGAAATCGTGAGTTTTTGAATGAGATCGGCATGATTTCTGCTTTGCAGCACCCTCATCTTGTAAAGCTCTATGGATGCTGTGTTGAAAGGAATCAATTGTTGCTAGTATACGAGTACATGGAAAATAATAGCCTTGCTCGTGCTTTGTTTG GGCCAAAAGAATATCGGTTGCAATTGGATTGGCCAACAAGACATAGGATTTGTGTTGGTATAGCAAGAGGTTTGGCCTATCTCCATGAAGAATCAAGGTTGAAGATTGTCCATAGAGACATCAAGGCTACTAATGTCTTGCTTGATAAAAATCTCAACCCTAAAATATCCGACTTTGGTATGGCCAAGCTTGATGAAGAGGACAATACCCACATTAGCACCCGAATTGCTGGAACCTA TGGTTATATGGCACCTGAGTATGCATTACATGGTTATTTAACTGACAAAGCagatgtttatagttttggaatTGTTGCCTTGGAAATTGTCAGTGGGAAGAGCAACACGAGTCACCGGCTTAAGGGGGAATCTCTACATCTTCTTGATTGG GCACTTGTTTTGAAAGAGAAGGGAAATTTGTTGGATTTGGCTGATCCAAGATTATGCTCAAACTACAggaaggaagaggttatgtgcATGATTAAAGTAGCTCTCCTATGCACTAATGTTTCTGCAGCAGTTAGGCCTACCATGTCCTCAGTGGTGAGCATGCTTGAGGGCGGCGCTGTTATTCCTGAGTTGGGTCCTAATTTAAGTATCGTAGATGATGAAATGAAAGTGAAGGCATTGTGGGAGCATTTTCAAAATAAGAAAGAATCGAGTATGGGAAATAGCCAAACCCAAAGTTTATTAACGGATAAACAATTCACTGGTTCATCTACATCTGCCGTTGATCTATATCCAATCAATATGGATTCTAGTTACTTTGAGATAAGAGCTTAG